GAGCAGCACGGCATGGTGATCAACGAGAAGAAGGTCGCGCGGGTGATGCGCGCCTTCGGCATCGTGGGGCTGCGGCTGCGCCGGCGGGCCACCACCACGATCCCGGACCCGGAGGCATCGAAGATCCCTGACCTGTTCAACCGGGACTTCACCGCCGACGCGCCGAACACCAAGTACATGGGCGACATCACCTACCTGCCCTACGGCGACGGGCAGTTCCTCTACCTGGCCTCGGTGATCGACTGTCACAGCCGCCGCGTTGCCGGCTGGTCGATCGCCGAGCACATGCGCACCGACCTGGTCGAGGATGCGCTCAAAGGCGCCGCGGCACTGCGCGGCAGCCTCGACGGCGTGATCTTCCACTCCGACCACGGCGCGCAATACGGATCAGCCCAGTACGCCCAGCTGTGCCAAACGCTGGGTGTCACCCGCTCCATGGGCGCCATCGGCACCTCCGCCGACAACGCCGCCTGCGAATCGTTCCACGCCAGCCTCAAACGCGAGACCCTGCAGCGCCGCAGCCGATGGGACACCGCAGACCAGGCCCGCGCCGAAGTCGCCGACTGGCTCATGCGATACAACTCACGCCGACGACACTCCGCCAACGGCCAACTCAGCCCCATCGCCTACGAACACTCATATACACTCGCATTAGCTGCATAACCCCATGAAAAATGTGTCCACCTTCACGGGGGAAGGCCCGTGGTCGGGTATCGGCGGCTTGACACCGCCCAGTCCGGGATGGTTGTGCAAGCACCGCCGAAGCGACGGGGAATCCGGGACAACCCCGGTCTGTGGTGTGGACTCGGTCCACTTCGCGAGGCACAGCGGCGGCCGGGCGGTGTGTGCGTGTGGTGCGGGAACTCTTCCCACAGGCTGGGTTTGTCCCGGATTCCCCGTCGCGTCGGCGGGCGTAGCCAAGCAGGCCGGGCCGGTGGTGTCAAGTCGCTGATACTGGACCACCAGCTGGGCGATCCGACTTGATACCACCGGACCGGTCTGCTTCCGTTAGGCGACGATGCGACGGGGAATCCGGGACAGAGGCGACCACAAGCAGCGTCCG
The window above is part of the Catenulispora sp. MAP5-51 genome. Proteins encoded here:
- a CDS encoding IS3 family transposase, translating into GRAGRVARAAADAALAETIRGIHQEWSGTWGSPRITAELREQHGMVINEKKVARVMRAFGIVGLRLRRRATTTIPDPEASKIPDLFNRDFTADAPNTKYMGDITYLPYGDGQFLYLASVIDCHSRRVAGWSIAEHMRTDLVEDALKGAAALRGSLDGVIFHSDHGAQYGSAQYAQLCQTLGVTRSMGAIGTSADNAACESFHASLKRETLQRRSRWDTADQARAEVADWLMRYNSRRRHSANGQLSPIAYEHSYTLALAA